From the Lemur catta isolate mLemCat1 chromosome 1, mLemCat1.pri, whole genome shotgun sequence genome, the window GTGGGCTCCCACAGGGGGGGTCTGTGCAGCCCCTTCCAGCTCCACAGCCTGGTTTCACATACGTGTTGGGTGCCCAGTGCAGACTGAATGAAGAACGGCCCAAACCACGAGGTTCAAGCCACAGGGACAGCAGGTGGCAAATCATCCAAAAGGCTGCCTAAGCTCCTGGCTCCAGGCTGACGACTCTCatcccattcctttttttttgagacagagtcttgctctgttgcctaggctacagtgccgtggcatcaacctatctcacagcaacctcaaactcctgggctcaagcgatcctcctgcctcagcctcccaagtagctgggactacaggcatgcgccaccatgcccagctaattttttctatatatatttttagttggccagataatttctttctatttttagtagagatggggtctcgctcttgctcaggctggtctcgaactcctgacttcgagcgatccaccggcctcggcctcccagagtgctaggattacaggcgtgagccaccgcgcccggcctcatccCATTTCTTTAATTAAAGGGGGGAAAATCCTTTTCTAGCATTTGGGAGTGTCTCTATAAATACCAGCATGGAATGAACCTGTGATGGGCCCCAGTACTCCCTGGGTAAACGGGGCGGTGAACTGGGTGACCTTTAATGGCACTTTTTTAGCTCTCACCTTCCGCAGCTTTACCAATCATGCCTTGCCGCGAGAAGCCGGACTAGCTGGCCATGCAGTAGTGATGCTGCGCCTCCTCTTTGCCTTTGCAGTGCCGTTGGGGACTTCCAGGTGGACGACAAGACCAAAGCCTTACTCAAGTACACAGGGGAAGTGACGTGGATCCCTCCAGCCATCTTTAAGAGCTCGTGCAAAATCGATGTGACCTACTTCCCATTCGATTACCAAAACTGCACCATGAAGTTCGGTTCCTGGTCCTACGACAAGGCAAAAATCGACCTGGTCCTGATCGGCTCCTCCATGAACCTCAAGGACTACTGGGAGAGCGGCGAGTGGGCCATCATCAAAGCCCCAGGCTACAAACACGACATCAAGTACAACTGCTGCGAGGAGATCTACCCCGACATCACGTACTCACTGTACATCCGGCGCCTGCCCTTGTTCTACACCATCAACCTTATCATCCCCTGCCTGCTCATCTCCTTCCTCACCGTGCTCGTGTTCTACCTGCCCTCCGACTGCGGCGAGAAGGTGACCCTCTGCATCTCCGTGCTCCTCTCCTTGACCGTGTTTCTCCTGGTGATCACCGAGACCATCCCCTCCACCTCGCTGGTCATCCCCCTGATCGGAGAGTACCTCCTGTTCACCATGATTTTCGTCACCCTGTCCATCGTCATCACGGTCTTTGTGCTCAACGTGCACTACAGAACCCCGACCACGCACACGATGCCCGCGTGGGTGAAGACCATATTCCTGAACTTGCTCCCCAGGGTCATGTTCATGACCAGGCCGGCAAGCAGCGAGGGACACACTCCGAAGCCAAGGCCCCTCTACGGTGCCGAGCTCTCGAATCTGAATTGCTTCAGCCGCGCAGAGCCCAAAGGCTGCAAGGAAGGCTACCCCTGCCAGGATGGGATATGTGGCTACTGCCACCACCGCAGGATAAAAATCTCGAATTTCAGCGCCAACCTCACGAGAAGCTCCAGTTCTGAATCTGTCGATGCTGTGCTGTCCCTCTCTGCTTTATCACCAGAAATCAAAGAAGCCATCCAAAGTGTCAAGTACATTGCTGAAAATATGAAAGCGCAGAATGAAGCCAAAGAGGTAAGGATATAGCTGTTATTGTATCggtcattcattcagtcaacaaacattgaTGTCTTCTTTGTGGGGCGAGGCATGGGGTGGGGGTTAAGAAATTAGACTCTGGAGTCAGTAGCCTGTGTTCAGACCAGTTATATgtcgcctctctgagcctgttttctcatctgtaaaatgggatgataaagCTTGTTAGCGTTACTATGTGGTGCTCTGAAGTTAGCCACCGGGCTGCCAGCAGTCTGGCCCATCAGAACACCTGACGCCAAGAGAGCGGATTGGGAGATGGGCTGGAAAGGGGCATGCGGCCAGGTCATCGCCAGTTAGTATTAATGAGCTGAtgttacatattaatttttactttgcaatcgtgtgtgtgtgtgtgccctttgaggtataatttacatggaATAAAGTGCACACTTCCTAGGTGTACAtctcaatgaatttttacattatgtataCACCCGTGGAATCGGGATCCAGGTAAAGCTATAGAACATTCCCAGTGCCCCAGAAAGTTCCCCAGTAACCCTGCCCAGTCAGTATCTCCCTCCCCACTCGACAACCATTATCCTGACTTCTTTGACATTGATTCCTATTacctgttcttttttatttttttttttttttgagacagagtctcactctgttgcctgggctagagtgagtgctgtggtgtcagcctagctcacagcaacctcaaactcctgggcttaagcaatcctcctgcctcagcttcccgagtagctgggactacaggcatgcgccaccatgcctggctaattttttctatatatatttttagttggccacataatttctttctatttttagtagagacggggtctcgctgttgctcaggctggtctcgaactcctgagctcgagcgatccacccacctcggcctcccagagtgctaggattacaggcgtgagccaccgtgcccagccactattacctgttcttgaacttcatgtacatggaatcacatagtataaactcttttgtgtctgacttctttcattcaacatgtCTTTGAGGTTCATcctttttgctgtttctttttttgttagtgTGTAATATTCCATAATATAACTGTAACACTGCCTTCTGTTTCTTTGGTTTACAATTTTTGGGCATatggttatttccagtttggagctactGTGAATAAATctgctgtaaacattcttatTCATGTCTTTTGGTGAATATATACTcccatttctcttggatatatacctaggagtggaattgctggatcattgCAGAGATGTATTTTTAACTTTAGCAGATACTGTAAGATTTCCAAGGTATTTGAACCATTTGACACTCCCCTGGCAATgtttgagagttccagttgcttcacatcctcaccaacatgtgtgaagtggtatctcagcACTGTTTTAATTAGCACTTTCCTGTTGAGTAATTATTAGGGctctttttcatatgcttcttggcTATTTGGAtatcttcctttgttaaatatcCATTCACattcttttgccctttttttttttttttggtgtgagaTGGGCGTGGAGGGGGGAGCATgtcactaagttgcccaggctggtcttgaactcctagcctcaagcaatcctcctgccttggcctcccaagtagctagggctacaggtgtgagccactgtgtccagctccTGCCTGTTTTAATCAGGCAGACTGttctattttctctaaaaattttatgCTCAAATTTAAGAACTTAGGATTTATGTCAAATACTAAGAATAGGAAAGTTTTACACTAAATGTCACATCTGGCTACTCTATGACTCTCTGTATACCACCAAAGTTACCAGGGTCAcacttaattttataaagaagCTCTGCTTTAAAATTAAGTGGCTCTGCCTTAAGTTGTTTATTAGCAAAGATCTAATTACCAGATAATTTCAGCCCCTGAGCCATGGTAGGTAATTAACATTGATAAGGAATGTCTGGAGCCTCTTTAATTCAGGGTGAGTGGCACACTGCAGTAGAGGACAGGAGGGAGACAGCCATGGCCGCCTTCATCTCCTCACCTCCACCCACCTGAGCATGCAAAACCTCCCGCTGATCCTAGTCATTGAGCCCAAGAGTCAGGCACTCAGTTGAAGCAATTGTTGGGTATAAGTAAATAATCAGTTAAAATCTCGTGTCTAACACTGGTAACTCTTGTAGACATTCTCTATCctttctttactcatttttaaaataatcatttaagtTAGCAATGATTTTACTGAAGGTTGAGATGTAAGTACTCATACTCTAGCCTTTGTCAGGCTATTAGAAATTTCCTTTATTCCCAAAGTTATATGCTGGACACTATACAAAGTGTTAGAGTTTCAGAAGGGTCTAAGGCATGGAGACAGACatgttaaaaaattcttattaaaaggGAGGTCACAAACTTAAGTATGAGGCAGGTAAATTAGTGAAATGGCCTGAATGTGGCAACAGGGAGGGGTGGAGTCTGTGGCAAACTAGTGGCACACGGCTGATCTCAAGGGGCAGTCACTGCTCAACTCTGGTCATCTGTTTCCACGTGGGAGTGTGGACCCATTATTGCCAGATCATCTAGTTTTTCCAGAGAAAGCAGAAATCTGGCCAGCAGGCCACATGGCAGCCTGTCTGGAAGAGGGTAGCGAGTGCTAGAATAAAGGTGCCCGCTCAGTGCTCAAAGTAGAGCTGAGCTGTCTGAAGGACTGCTGCTTTCCCTCTTACTGAGCGACTGACACTATGACACCGTCTGGCTCTAGCTTGGCTGGTTTTAACTGTCCTTGGCTCCTAGGAGCCTAGCCTGAGGCCGAGGCTGTTTTCCCAGAGCCGTCCGTCTCCTGAGTGTGTTAGGAGCCTGGACACACTCAGGGGTGCTGAGGGGGAGTAGCGTCGGGCCTTGGCCATCCCCTTTGCTCACACTTAGTCTTATTAGTGAGGACTTTCATTAGCAATAATACCCTAAGTtcagagctagggctagggtagggTTACCAGATTAGGAAACTGGTTAGGGAGCTCACCTGTGCACGTGCTGTTTGCTGACAGTGGTTCTGAGGCCGACGGCTCAGGGGTGGGTCCGTCGTCCAGTTGCTCTCTGGGCCCTGGAGGTGTGCACGGATCGCAGCTGTGATCTTTCTAGCTGATAATGGAGACAACTTTTATCTTCTGTTTGGttgagatatatagatatagataaaatTTCATTCCGATAGGAGCCTGACTTTTGAttaatgatttattaatttacatgtGTTGTAATTACTGTTTTATCAGGGttaaatttctgtcatttcatattttccatttattctttatttccatgtCAGATGGGTAATGGGCCGCGTATGTTCTGCATTTATTCTTCTGTAGCTATTCCTGACTGATTTAAACCCACACCAACTTCCCTTCTCCATCCATCGGTCTCTTATATTTCTCAGTATCTGTGTCTTACACCTGTGGTCCCCTAGGCCAgggactggtaccggtctgtggcctgtttaGGAACCAGGCTACACACCAGACAGTGAGTGGTGGGcaggtgagtgaagcttcatctatatttacagctgctcctcattgctcacatcaccgcctgagctctgcctcctgtcagatcagctgcagcattagatcctcacaggagcacgaaccctactgtaaactgtacaCGTGAGGGATCTAGGACgcgcactccttatgagaatctaatgcccgatgatctgaggtggagctgaggcagtgatgctagtgctggggagcagctgcaaataagattgtcattagcagagaggtttgactgcagagaccataataaatcaattacttgcagactcatatcagaaccctatcagtgagtggcaagtgacaattaagctgcatctggcgGCAGGCTTTAcagtggcaagtgagttgatgtacttcaGTTGTACAGCTGCagctggtggcaggctttaagtccgaatctgacacttattttagtctgcaCGTGGCCCACCTAttgttttatttaccacttctcTCCGTGCCTCTTTCCCTCActgtgcacttgtctcagtcacagtgtTGGTAAggccacaagctaaccctagcgaAAATGGGCAAAAGCCAAACACTTCTGGAGAGCTTCTTCgcaaagggggaaagacccaatgaggagacagcagaagactctaaggctgccaacaaaatgaaagctgcatttaaaagaaaataccaagagtcctgcTTAAATCacgggttcattgcaacaggtggtTCACGTTCTCCAAACCGGCTTTGTGTAATATGTGACCATGAAACCAAACCGTCAGAACTGCTTccccacatggagaccaagcaccgccccctccccggcccccgcattaaaagacaagcctttggagtttttcaaaagaaaaacaaaagtgaacacgaagaacagaagcagttattgaaggccaccacttcatcagaTGTGTCCGCACTGAGAGCATCCTTCCTAGTGGCTAACTGCATTGCTAAAGCtcagaagccctttactattggtgaagagttgattcTGCCTGCCGCTAAGGACAGTTGccgtgaacttttaggagaggccgcagttcaaaaggtggcacatgCTCCTCTTTCGGCTAGCACCATATCTAGACAAATTGATGAAACAgcagaggatactgaggcacaactgctagagaggattaatgagtcaccatggtacgcaatccaggttgatgagtctactgatgttgacaacaaggcaacaatgcttgtttttgtgtgagATATTTTTTCAGGAGGAcatgcatgaggatatgttatgtgcacttttgtggCCAACCatcaccacagctgcagaactgtTCAAGTCTTTGGATGAtcacatatcaggaaaactgaatcgGTCATTTGTGTCAGTATATGCATGGACGGAGTGACTGCCGTGACTGGACGGCTTTCTGGTCTCACTACTCAGGTCAAGGAGGTCGCTTCTGAATGCGAGTCTGCGCACTgagtgtcatccatagagaaatgctggctagccgaaaaatgtcacctgaactaaacaacgttttgcaggatgtgattactAATAAAAtgatcaaccacattaaagtgcATGTCCTTAACTCACGTCTGTTCacgcagctctgtgaggagatggacgcaGAGCACACATGTCTTCTCTTACACGCAGAAGTGACAGGGCTTTCctaaggtagatcactggccagaggttttgagttatgagagctgctccagagatttcttttagaaaaagtcaccactggcagcacattttaGTGACAGTATGATTCGCAAAACTTGTTTACTGgggtgacatattcaacctgctcaacgaacttaatctgtcacttcagggaaaaatgacaactgtgttcaagtcggcagataaagtggctgcattcaaagccaactGGAATTATAGTGGCAACGAGTGAACGTTGGGATTTTTggcatgtttcaaacattagcagagattttgaaagagactgagccaggcagggccttctttctcccagctggtgcgtgatcacctatctcagctttcaaacaAATTTGAGCTTTACTTTCCCAACCACAGAGACCCCTGAattgggaaggaatggatccgcgacccatttgtgaataagccaagTGAATCAACtttgtgctagaagaggatcaattGCTTGAGATCGCAAATGATGGTGGCCCTAAAAGTATGTTTGAAACAACTCAAATCTCTGTACATTCTGTATTAAAGTCAAGgcggaatatcctgagattgccacaaaagcaatGGAAAGCctgttttcctttctaatattctatctttgtgaagcagggttttctgcagtgacagcaaccaaaatgagattacagagtagactggacataagcaacacacttcgagtgtcactgtctcccatcacccccaggtgtaggaaaacaagctcagggttCCCACtaattctgcattatggtgagttgtagaattctttcattatatattacaatgtaataatagaaataaagtatacaataaatgtgatgtgcttgaatcatcccaaaaccatactcccagcccccaccaccccatccttggaaaaattgtcttccatgaaactggtccctggtgccaaaaaggttggggaccgctgtctCACACCCACCcactctccttccctctgctcttcTTCACCACCTTTGGCCACACTGGATGTCGCTAGAGCTTTAGTTCTGCATTTTTATggatgtatgtttttgttttggctactcctttctttctttagtgTACAATGAACTTGACTAAATTTACTTACCCTTCACATACATCCTACGGTGTCCCCtggatttatttctcttcttattgGCATGCCTTCCCGAAAGTGTTTATGGGCAAACCTTCTGAGGCCTGGAAGGCtaaaaagtgtaaaaaatgtGCCCTTTTAGGAGAAAGTTTAGCTGGATACAAAATGCCCGGGTTGAAGTTCTTTCTCTTCAATGCTTAAAAAACATCGCTCCACCATCTTTTTGCCTCAGTGTCACTTCTGAAAAGTTTTAAGCTAATCTGAGTGTTGGTTCTTTGTGAATAATGGATTCTGTgtagaagacagaataatggatTCTAGAAGCTGCTAGAATTTTCTATTTGTAGACAAATCTGCTGACATCAGATCCTGCATGTCTAGGTAAGGGTCTCTCCTAATCTGTCTGGCATTCTGAAGTTCCCATTGGTTTGTAATTCAGGGAGATTCAAGCTTCTGATTTCTGTAAAGATTCCTGCCTGCCTcgcttctctttctccttccctgagCTCCTGCTGCACAGCCCGAGCTGTCTGTGTACGGCTTCGCCATAGCTTAGCCTGTCCCACACTCCGTGTCTCCTTCCCCTGCTGCCACCCCCTGGAGAGCTCCTCagtctcttccctcccctccctgctgcttCCCTGGGCTGCATCCATCCTGCCAGTGACCCCATCTCCTGAATTCTTTATTGCGACTTTTCTGTTGTTCATACTTGTTATTTCCACTTAGTGTTTCTGTAAAACTGCTTGTTCTTCACGTTTCCAGTACTCTCTTATCTCTGAGAATATCATGTTGTATTTTCAATCCTTGACTTGCTCCATGGATTTTCTTTCAGTTAGCTAAGTTGGCGTGTCTGTGGCCTGTAAGCTCACTTTTTCCTGGGGGCGTCAGCCATCCTTGCTGAATTGTGCTTGGGGGAGgagcccctccccaggctccaCCAAGCTGAGGTTCCACACAGCCACACATTGGGCTAGATAAACCTTCAAGTGTACTGCCTCCCCTACAAGCGGCCTTGTCCCTCAAAGGACATCTCGCTACCTCCCACCTGGCTCTGATCTCCTCCGACACCCTCCTGCTGGACTGAAGTCATTGGGTCCTTGAGGGGGGCGGGGAAGCCTCAGCCTCTGCCAGTCAGTCAGTGGGTACCTCCTGttccctgctctgtccctcaGCCGGCCTCTGCTTGGCTTGCAGGCTACCCCCGAACCTGCATCTCTGGGCCAGAGTGGGCAGGCTGAACAGGCAAGGTGGCAGGGGAGCAAAGAGTGCTACTCCGGAGCTGTCCCCAgcactcccctccaccccacaacACTGTCCCGGCCACACCTTCCCAGGTTTCTGAGTCTTTAAAGCACAGTCTTCTCTGGCTTCTGGGCCAGCTCCAGGGTTAGGCTAGTCCACCGTTTTGCCTAACACATCTATTAATACCTGTGACTCATTAGTTCCAAAGTTTCCAAAGAATGGCCACTATCATTGTGCTTTAAAGACTTTAAGAGTCAGATATAAAATTCCTGTCCACCTAGCTCTTTTTGCAGCACGATTTATATTCATGTGCAAGACCCAAGTCCTATCTTTCTTCACTGGGCTAACCCATCTGTGAGTTGCTGCCTGATGGAGATTTATACTTGCATGAGGGTCATTTTTGAAATCAACACTTATATCAATAGGTACTGTTCATTAACGACTCTGCTGAAACAGCCCTCTGAGGTAAGTACTATTCTTatacccatttgacagatgaggaaatcgaggctAAGGAAGGTCACAGCATTGACCCAGATTCTCACAGCTAGAAAGGAGCAGAGCTGAGATTATAATCAAATTTATCTCCAAGTCTCTGCtttccaggccctgcctccaagAGCCTTAGGAGGTTTGGCCAGCAGGTGGTGGGTAGGAGTCGCACAATCTATGGTATATTTGAAGCACTTACAAACCAGTCTTATGAATTCAAATAAAGCACCTTGTGGCAAATACGGCACCATAATTCTAACTTTACCTATGATTTCTTAGCTTCACCAAGAGGACACATTTACTCAGGCTCATAATGAGGAAATAAAATCGTCTCCCAGCCCCCTTTCAGTACACTTAATTAAATTGCTAAATTACATGCTGCCTGTTATGTGATTATTGCTTCAAAATCAGATGATTCATGGGCTCTCTCTTTCTCAATTCAATTatgctttctttgctttctgaatCGTCTAGGAGTATAATTACCATACGATTCTTCCTATTTCAAGCCCAAATCGAGGCTACATTATACACAATTAGTCCTGCCCTTTCTTCCATCTTTCACTTTATGGTCAGCGATTATCTGATGTTCCGCCTGCTCTTTAACTAAACAGAACTTCACGACACTTAGGCCTGATGACCGAAGATGACTCTTGGTCCAGCTGCGCATTGTCCAGGGGGTGGTGGGAGAGAAAGGGTGAGCATGGGATTGTCCTGATGTGCTGATTTCCGTTTTTGGAACAGACGTTGAAAGGAAATTCATGTCTAAAACTGGATAATAACTAGTGCTTTGTAACAATGGTAAAGGATGTTGGATTTTATTATCCATTCTAACGGAGGGCCAGAATCCTACCATGGGAACATAAGTAGCTGGTTTTACTAGCTTTATAAAATTGGAattcaatttagaaaaatttggTTATGTGTACATTAAGAAATCTCTGATTTGAAACAGCTAACCTGTCAATTATTTTATACTGTTCCTCTACTGTATAAGGAAAAACTTTGGGCATGGTGGATTTCCTCAGCTATATCAGTTAGGAAAAAAAGGCTTCTTGCATGTTAGAGACAATAGGGTTTCTTCTACCACTGCAGCATATGTATTGTTCAGTATTGAAAAGGTGTTCACTTTGCCTTCCCCTtcgtgtttttctcttttatgatttttatttttgttttgcagatTCAAGATGATTGGAAGTATGTTGCCATGGTGATTGATCGTATTTTCCTGTGGGTTTTCATCCTGGCGTGCATTTTAGGGACAGCAGGATTGTTTCTGCAGCCCCTGATGGCCAGGGAAGATGCGTAGGTACTAAACGGCATGTGTGCCCGAGGGGCttgtgtgtggggaggg encodes:
- the CHRNA3 gene encoding neuronal acetylcholine receptor subunit alpha-3 codes for the protein MSQLVKVDEVNQIMETNLWLKQIWNDYKLKWNPSDYDGAEFMRVPAQKIWKPDIVLYNNAVGDFQVDDKTKALLKYTGEVTWIPPAIFKSSCKIDVTYFPFDYQNCTMKFGSWSYDKAKIDLVLIGSSMNLKDYWESGEWAIIKAPGYKHDIKYNCCEEIYPDITYSLYIRRLPLFYTINLIIPCLLISFLTVLVFYLPSDCGEKVTLCISVLLSLTVFLLVITETIPSTSLVIPLIGEYLLFTMIFVTLSIVITVFVLNVHYRTPTTHTMPAWVKTIFLNLLPRVMFMTRPASSEGHTPKPRPLYGAELSNLNCFSRAEPKGCKEGYPCQDGICGYCHHRRIKISNFSANLTRSSSSESVDAVLSLSALSPEIKEAIQSVKYIAENMKAQNEAKEIQDDWKYVAMVIDRIFLWVFILACILGTAGLFLQPLMAREDA